In one window of Acanthopagrus latus isolate v.2019 chromosome 15, fAcaLat1.1, whole genome shotgun sequence DNA:
- the galm gene encoding aldose 1-epimerase yields MTQISHQRWGEGFAQGSVDLWVLQSSQVRVEVLTLGAIIRSVQSRGKDGQMEDIVLGYDDLEAYVSDKRYLGATVGRVANRIAKGHFVVEGKDYQLDVNNGPNALHGGLHGFNKAIWFATALENGVQLQMTSPDGDQGYPGEVQVSVSYKLEGDTLTAEYQARSTKTTPVNLTNHSYFNLAGQGAADIYDHEVSISAQSYLPVDDTSIPTGEIRGVEGTPFDLRKPVLIGPRLQEVPGLGFDHNFCLSSPGEAWAERHAARVYHPASGRVLEVSTSQPGVQFYTANFLDGSITGKGGARYMQHCSFCLETQNWPDAVNQPSFPDCLLHPGEDYRHVTRFTFTTV; encoded by the exons ATGACTCAGATAAGCCACCAGCGTTGGGGGGAGGGGTTCGCCCAGGGCAGTGTGGACCTGTGGGTGCTGCAGTCCTCCCAGGTGCGGGTGGAGGTGCTCACCCTGGGTGCCATCATCAGGTCTGTGCAAAGCAGAGGGAAGGATGGTCAAATGGAGGACATAGTCCTGGGCTACGATGACCTGGAAG cttATGTGTCAGATAAGCGTTACCTGGGAGCCACGGTGGGTCGTGTGGCCAACAGGATTGCTAAGGGACACTTTGTAGTGGAAGGAAAAGACTACCAACTAGATGTCAATAATGGACCTAATGCACTGCATGGGGGGCTGCATGGCTTCAATAAG GCTATCTGGTTTGCTACAGCACTGGAAAATGGTGTACAGCTGCAAATGACAAGTCCAGATGGAGACCAGGGGTATCCTGGGGAGGTTCAGGTCTCTGTCTCCTATAAGCTAGAG GGGGACACACTTACTGCTGAATACCAAGCCCGGTCAACCAAAACTACCCCCGTCAACCTCACCAACCACTCCTACTTTAACCTCGCTGGACAG GGTGCAGCAGATATCTATGACCACGAAGTGTCCATCAGTGCTCAGTCCTACCTGCCTGTGGATGACACATCCATTCCTACAG GAGAGATCAGAGGAGTGGAAGGCACGCCTTTTGACCTCAGAAAGCCTGTTCTGATTGGCCCTCGGCTGCAGGAAGTTCCTGGTTTGGGGTTTGACCACAACTTCTGTTTGTCATCACCCGGAGAAGCCTGGGCAGAGAGGCACGCTGCAAG AGTGTATCACCCAGCCAGTGGGCGTGTCCTGGAGGTCTCTACAAGCCAACCAGGAGTCCAGTTCTACACTGCCAACTTCCTGGATGGCTCAATAACAGGAAAGGGCGGGGCTAGATACATGCAGCACTGCTCCTTTTGTCTGGAGACACAAAACTGGCCTGATGCTGTGAACCag ccTTCATTCCCTGACTGTCTTCTGCATCCTGGTGAGGACTACCGACATGTCACTCGATTTACCTTCACTACTGTCTGA